The proteins below come from a single Streptomyces sp. B3I8 genomic window:
- a CDS encoding MFS transporter, producing the protein MTTSPTSSASPSLQQPKPGAARRQGHPNVALAVIAACQLMVVLDATIVNIALPHIQDALEFSTTDLTWVVSAYTLTFGGLLLLGGRAGDILGRRRVFMTGILLFTAASLLGGLAQEPWQLLLARALQGVGGAIASPTSLALITTTFPEGPERNRAFGVFAAVSAGGGAIGLLAGGMLTEWLDWRWVLFVNVPIGVLIAVLAPMYINESERHPGRFDIAGALTSTLGMAALVYGFIRAAEKDWHNSLAIGSFVAAVVLLLAFAFIETRAKEPITPLRMFADRNRSGTYVIMLSLAAAMFGMFFYIVLFVQNVLGYSPISAGVAFLPVTVAIGIGAGLSQRFLPRFGPKPFMVAGSTLAVLGLGWQTFITPDSSYAGGVLGPMLVFGFGMGLNFVTLTLTAVSGVAQHEAGAASGLLNAMQQVGGSLGLAILTTVFGTASSNEAEKQVPKFLANGSAEQKAEFAKSHQLPAPWSHEVLAHGISSAFIPAAAMAVVGLATAALVIRVRKSDLEALAGTAGPVAG; encoded by the coding sequence GTGACAACCTCGCCAACCTCATCAGCCTCTCCATCACTCCAGCAACCCAAGCCGGGCGCCGCTCGCCGACAGGGGCACCCCAACGTCGCGCTCGCCGTCATCGCGGCCTGCCAACTCATGGTCGTACTCGACGCGACGATTGTGAACATCGCGCTCCCGCACATTCAAGACGCGCTCGAATTCAGCACCACCGACCTGACATGGGTGGTCAGCGCGTACACCCTCACCTTCGGCGGTCTGCTGCTCCTCGGCGGCCGTGCCGGTGACATCCTCGGCCGGCGCCGGGTCTTCATGACCGGCATCCTGCTGTTCACCGCCGCCTCGCTGCTGGGCGGACTGGCCCAGGAGCCCTGGCAGCTGCTGCTCGCCCGGGCGCTGCAGGGTGTGGGCGGCGCGATCGCGTCACCCACGTCCCTCGCACTGATCACCACCACCTTCCCCGAGGGACCGGAGCGTAACCGTGCGTTCGGTGTCTTCGCCGCGGTCTCGGCGGGCGGTGGCGCGATCGGGCTGCTGGCCGGCGGCATGCTCACCGAATGGCTCGACTGGCGCTGGGTGCTCTTCGTCAACGTGCCCATCGGTGTGCTGATCGCCGTGCTGGCCCCGATGTACATCAACGAGTCCGAACGCCACCCGGGCCGTTTCGACATAGCCGGCGCGCTCACGTCGACACTGGGCATGGCCGCGCTCGTGTACGGCTTCATCCGGGCGGCCGAGAAGGACTGGCACAACAGCCTGGCCATCGGCTCCTTCGTCGCGGCGGTGGTCCTGCTGCTGGCGTTCGCCTTCATCGAGACGCGGGCCAAGGAACCGATCACTCCCCTGCGGATGTTCGCCGACCGCAACCGCTCCGGGACGTATGTGATCATGCTGAGCCTCGCCGCGGCGATGTTCGGGATGTTCTTCTACATCGTGCTCTTCGTGCAGAACGTGCTCGGGTACAGCCCGATCAGCGCGGGTGTTGCCTTCCTTCCGGTCACGGTCGCGATCGGCATCGGGGCGGGACTGTCGCAGCGGTTCCTGCCGAGGTTCGGTCCCAAGCCGTTCATGGTCGCCGGCTCGACGCTGGCGGTGCTCGGACTGGGCTGGCAGACCTTCATCACCCCCGACAGCTCCTACGCGGGCGGTGTACTGGGACCGATGCTGGTGTTCGGCTTCGGCATGGGCCTCAACTTCGTGACGCTGACGCTCACCGCGGTCTCCGGAGTCGCGCAGCACGAGGCGGGCGCGGCCTCCGGTCTGCTCAACGCCATGCAGCAGGTGGGCGGTTCGCTGGGACTCGCCATTCTGACCACGGTGTTCGGTACCGCCAGTTCGAACGAGGCGGAGAAGCAGGTGCCGAAGTTCCTCGCCAACGGTTCGGCCGAACAGAAGGCGGAGTTCGCCAAGTCGCACCAGTTGCCGGCTCCCTGGAGTCACGAGGTGCTCGCGCACGGCATCTCGTCGGCGTTCATCCCGGCGGCCGCGATGGCCGTCGTGGGCCTGGCGACCGCGGCACTCGTGATCCGGGTCCGCAAGAGCGACCTGGAGGCACTGGCCGGTACGGCGGGGCCGGTGGCCGGCTGA
- a CDS encoding TetR/AcrR family transcriptional regulator, producing the protein MTASSWPEAPARTAPRRRGAVLERAILDAALDQLSTVGWRDFTMEGVAAGAQTGKAAVYRRWSSKEDLVVDALRAGLPSFQQAPNLGSVREDLIALCLRARDAMFSRSGFALRSVIHECDTVQVERLHVLICEKLLAPTTGLLREIVNRGIERGEVRASAANDYVYDTIPAMMMYRTKMCDSEWSERDVEELVDRLMLPLLRPDGA; encoded by the coding sequence ATGACTGCTTCCTCCTGGCCCGAGGCCCCCGCCCGCACGGCTCCGCGTCGGCGCGGTGCCGTTCTTGAGCGCGCGATTCTCGACGCGGCCCTGGATCAGCTCAGCACGGTCGGCTGGCGGGACTTCACGATGGAGGGGGTGGCCGCCGGTGCCCAGACCGGCAAGGCCGCGGTCTACCGCCGCTGGTCCTCGAAGGAGGACCTCGTCGTCGACGCGCTGCGGGCCGGGCTGCCCAGTTTCCAGCAGGCGCCGAACCTGGGGAGCGTGCGCGAGGATCTGATCGCCCTGTGCCTGCGGGCGCGCGACGCGATGTTCTCGCGCTCCGGTTTCGCCCTGCGTTCGGTGATTCACGAATGCGACACCGTGCAGGTCGAGCGGCTCCATGTGCTGATCTGCGAGAAGCTCCTCGCCCCGACCACCGGACTGCTCCGGGAGATCGTGAACCGTGGAATCGAGCGGGGTGAGGTGCGCGCGAGCGCGGCGAACGACTACGTGTACGACACGATCCCGGCCATGATGATGTACCGCACCAAGATGTGCGACAGCGAATGGAGTGAACGGGACGTCGAGGAACTGGTCGACCGGCTGATGCTCCCGCTGCTGCGTCCCGACGGCGCCTGA
- a CDS encoding ribonuclease HII has translation MPYEPPTHTVERSLRATTGAKVIAGVDEVGRGAWAGPVTVCAAVTGLRRPPPGLTDSKLLTVKRRTELAETLRTWVTSYALGHASPQEIDERGMTAALRLAAVRALEALPVRPDAVILDGKHDYLGSPWKVRTVIKGDQSCVAVAAASVLAKVQRDKMMAELGVDHADFAFAANAGYPSPVHRAALEVRGPTPYHRLSWAYLDALPQWRHLKKARSWADGSAPEIEGQLGFDF, from the coding sequence ATGCCGTACGAACCACCCACTCACACCGTCGAGCGCTCCCTGCGCGCCACGACCGGAGCGAAGGTCATTGCCGGTGTCGACGAGGTGGGGCGCGGCGCGTGGGCCGGCCCCGTCACCGTTTGCGCGGCCGTCACCGGACTGCGCCGGCCGCCCCCCGGCCTCACCGACTCCAAACTCCTGACCGTCAAGCGGCGTACGGAACTCGCCGAGACCCTGCGGACGTGGGTGACCTCGTACGCCCTCGGTCACGCCTCCCCGCAGGAGATCGATGAGCGCGGGATGACCGCCGCGCTGCGACTCGCGGCGGTACGTGCCCTGGAGGCCCTGCCGGTCCGGCCCGACGCGGTGATACTCGACGGCAAGCACGACTATCTGGGCTCGCCCTGGAAGGTCCGTACGGTGATCAAGGGCGACCAGTCCTGCGTCGCCGTCGCGGCGGCCTCGGTGCTCGCCAAGGTGCAGCGCGACAAAATGATGGCCGAACTGGGTGTCGACCATGCAGACTTCGCCTTCGCGGCCAACGCGGGATATCCGTCCCCCGTGCACCGGGCCGCGCTGGAGGTCCGGGGCCCCACCCCGTACCACCGGTTGTCGTGGGCGTATCTTGATGCGCTGCCCCAGTGGCGGCACCTCAAGAAGGCCCGCAGCTGGGCGGACGGAAGCGCTCCGGAGATCGAGGGTCAACTCGGCTTCGATTTCTGA
- a CDS encoding RecQ family ATP-dependent DNA helicase, which translates to MDTLEPRAEADAVLAELVGAPGGAARLREDQWQAVAALVEERRRALVVQRTGWGKSAVYFVATALLRRRGAGPTVIISPLLALMRNQVEAAERAGIRARTINSANPEDWETIYGEVERGETDVLLVSPERLNSVDFRDQVLPRLAATAGLLVVDEAHCISDWGHDFRPDYRRLRTMLAELPAGVPVLATTATANARVTADVAEQLGTGGGDALVLRGPLDRESLRLGVLELPNAAHRLAWLGERLGDLPGSGIIYTLTVAAAEEVAAFLRQHGYPVASYTGKTENADRLQAEEDLLANRVKALVATSALGMGFDKPDLGFVVHLGSPSSPIAYYQQVGRAGRGVDHADVLLLPGREDEAIWAYFASVGFPPEEQVRRTLAVLEEAGRPLSLPALEPLVDLRRSRLETMLKVLDVDGAVKRVKGGWAATGRPWVYDAERYAWVAKQRAAEQQAMRDYVTTTGCRMEFLQRQLDDDKAVPCGRCDNCAGPWLEAAVSPASLAEATGELDRPGVEVEPRKMWPTGLAAVGMDLKGRIPPGQQASTGRALGRLSDIGWGNRLRPLLSAQAADGPVPDDVLNAVVTVLADWARSPGGWAGGAPDATARPVGVVALPSRSRPQLVTTLAEGVARVGRLPFLGSLAYTPGAGEHAAHRSNSAQRLRALAGSFAVPDALAAALGATPGPVLLVDDYTDSGWTLAVGARLLRQAGAAHVLPLVLALAG; encoded by the coding sequence ATGGACACCCTGGAACCGCGCGCCGAAGCCGATGCCGTCCTCGCCGAGCTCGTCGGCGCCCCGGGGGGTGCGGCCCGGCTGCGGGAGGACCAGTGGCAGGCGGTGGCGGCCCTGGTGGAGGAGCGCCGCCGCGCTCTCGTGGTGCAGCGCACCGGCTGGGGCAAGTCGGCCGTGTACTTCGTCGCCACCGCTCTGCTGCGACGGCGCGGCGCGGGCCCCACGGTGATCATCTCGCCGCTGCTCGCACTGATGCGGAACCAGGTCGAGGCGGCGGAACGGGCGGGGATCCGGGCCCGCACGATCAACTCGGCCAACCCCGAGGACTGGGAGACGATCTACGGCGAGGTCGAGCGCGGCGAGACCGACGTCCTCCTCGTGAGCCCCGAGCGCCTCAATTCCGTCGACTTCCGCGATCAGGTGCTGCCCAGGCTCGCGGCCACCGCGGGACTGCTCGTGGTCGACGAGGCGCACTGCATCTCCGACTGGGGCCACGACTTCCGGCCGGACTACCGCAGGCTGCGCACGATGCTGGCCGAGCTCCCGGCCGGTGTGCCGGTGCTGGCCACCACCGCGACCGCCAACGCCCGGGTCACGGCGGACGTGGCCGAGCAGTTGGGCACGGGGGGCGGGGACGCCCTGGTGCTGCGCGGGCCGCTGGACCGGGAGAGCCTGCGGCTGGGCGTGCTGGAGCTGCCGAACGCGGCGCATCGGCTGGCCTGGCTGGGGGAGCGCCTGGGGGACCTGCCGGGCTCGGGAATCATCTACACGCTGACGGTGGCGGCGGCGGAGGAGGTCGCCGCCTTCCTGCGGCAGCACGGCTACCCCGTGGCCTCCTACACGGGGAAGACGGAGAACGCCGACCGGCTGCAGGCGGAGGAGGATCTGCTGGCGAACCGGGTGAAGGCCCTGGTCGCCACGTCCGCCCTGGGGATGGGCTTCGACAAGCCGGATCTCGGTTTCGTGGTGCACCTGGGTTCGCCCTCGTCCCCGATCGCGTACTACCAGCAGGTGGGCCGTGCGGGGCGCGGCGTGGACCACGCGGACGTGCTGCTGCTGCCCGGCAGGGAGGACGAGGCGATCTGGGCGTACTTCGCCTCGGTGGGTTTCCCGCCCGAGGAGCAGGTGCGGCGCACGCTGGCGGTGCTGGAGGAGGCGGGCCGTCCGCTGTCGCTGCCGGCGTTGGAGCCGCTGGTGGACCTGCGGCGCTCCCGGCTCGAGACGATGCTGAAGGTCCTCGACGTCGACGGCGCCGTGAAGCGCGTCAAGGGGGGCTGGGCCGCCACCGGGCGACCGTGGGTGTACGACGCGGAGCGGTACGCGTGGGTCGCGAAGCAGCGGGCGGCGGAGCAGCAGGCCATGCGGGACTACGTGACGACCACGGGGTGCCGGATGGAGTTCCTGCAGCGGCAGCTCGACGACGACAAGGCGGTCCCCTGCGGACGCTGCGACAACTGCGCCGGGCCGTGGCTGGAGGCGGCGGTCTCTCCCGCTTCCCTCGCGGAGGCGACGGGCGAGCTGGACCGGCCGGGGGTCGAGGTCGAACCGCGCAAGATGTGGCCGACGGGGCTGGCCGCGGTCGGCATGGACCTCAAGGGCCGCATCCCCCCGGGGCAGCAGGCGAGCACGGGGCGCGCCCTCGGCAGGCTGTCGGACATCGGCTGGGGCAACCGGTTGCGGCCGCTGCTGTCGGCGCAGGCGGCCGACGGCCCGGTCCCGGACGACGTGCTGAACGCCGTCGTGACCGTGCTGGCGGACTGGGCCCGCTCGCCGGGCGGCTGGGCCGGCGGCGCCCCCGACGCGACGGCGCGGCCCGTGGGTGTCGTCGCCCTGCCCTCCCGCAGCCGCCCCCAGCTCGTCACCACCCTGGCCGAGGGAGTGGCTCGGGTCGGCCGGCTCCCGTTCCTGGGGAGCCTGGCCTACACCCCCGGGGCCGGCGAGCACGCCGCGCACCGCAGCAACTCCGCCCAACGGCTGCGCGCCCTGGCCGGCTCCTTCGCCGTGCCCGACGCCCTCGCCGCCGCCCTGGGCGCCACTCCCGGCCCGGTCCTGCTCGTCGACGACTACACCGACTCGGGCTGGACCCTGGCTGTCGGCGCACGTCTCCTGCGCCAGGCCGGTGCCGCCCATGTGCTCCCCCTCGTCCTCGCGCTCGCCGGATAG
- a CDS encoding DUF4192 domain-containing protein, whose translation MTHHDEDPTTYVGHGIPGTPRGENQVTLRTPAELADALPYLLGYRPEDSIVLVALHDREQGGRFGGRARLGIPAQREDWAAAARQLAHGLVWGSERRGARPESMVAYLVQDPAYGETGRDVMERLRPLAQLLRTTCGSLDVAVVEALCIADGRFWSYCCPSPGCCPAEGSPMGLPGTSVLAAAATYAGIQVRGSLRDLRARLQPWETAAALEQETALDAAGAALVPRILDGASRDEVEAETLDVARQLIGRLSAAATEAEAGIGPGTDTASADARDDELIGHAEAAGVILGLQDRNTRDRAAAWMEGDEAAPALRLWRALARRCVGPYREHAAAPLTLAGWVAWSCGDELEAREALAMALGADPDYLFARLLHQACNEGLDPETVRACLRADRRRRENDHPDATTPRPTDGTEGDMPPGSAIALPTSAVPRPGSPAPAAGLPQAPPCPSVADPRAERAARRRHRPTRVSDTAARPDRRTARPGNARRRRPADPTAPAAEGNRGPAAPGRGTRTGSRARGSAVPQEPGAGE comes from the coding sequence ATGACGCATCACGACGAAGACCCCACGACGTACGTGGGCCACGGCATCCCCGGCACCCCCCGCGGCGAGAACCAGGTCACCCTGCGGACTCCGGCCGAACTGGCCGACGCTCTGCCCTACTTGCTGGGATACCGGCCGGAGGACAGCATCGTGCTGGTCGCACTGCACGACCGTGAGCAGGGCGGAAGGTTCGGCGGACGGGCCCGCCTCGGCATCCCCGCCCAGCGCGAGGACTGGGCCGCCGCGGCCCGTCAACTGGCGCACGGCCTGGTGTGGGGCAGCGAGCGCAGAGGAGCACGGCCGGAGAGCATGGTCGCCTACCTCGTCCAGGATCCCGCGTACGGGGAGACGGGGCGGGACGTCATGGAACGCCTGCGGCCGCTCGCCCAGTTGCTGCGCACGACCTGCGGCAGCCTCGACGTCGCCGTGGTGGAGGCGCTCTGCATCGCCGACGGCCGCTTCTGGTCCTACTGCTGCCCGAGCCCGGGCTGCTGCCCGGCCGAGGGCAGTCCCATGGGACTGCCGGGCACTTCGGTCCTGGCCGCGGCCGCCACCTACGCCGGCATCCAGGTCCGGGGAAGTCTGCGGGACCTCAGGGCGAGGCTCCAGCCCTGGGAGACCGCGGCGGCGCTGGAACAGGAGACCGCCCTCGACGCGGCCGGCGCGGCACTCGTGCCCCGCATCCTGGACGGAGCCTCCCGTGACGAGGTCGAGGCGGAGACGCTGGACGTGGCCCGGCAACTCATCGGCCGCCTTTCCGCGGCCGCGACCGAGGCCGAGGCCGGCATCGGACCCGGCACCGACACCGCCTCGGCCGACGCCCGCGACGACGAGCTGATCGGACACGCGGAAGCGGCCGGCGTGATCCTCGGACTGCAGGACCGCAATACCCGGGACCGCGCCGCCGCCTGGATGGAGGGCGACGAAGCCGCCCCCGCCCTGCGCCTGTGGCGCGCCCTCGCCCGCCGCTGCGTCGGCCCCTACCGGGAGCATGCCGCCGCGCCACTGACCCTGGCCGGCTGGGTCGCCTGGTCCTGCGGCGACGAACTGGAGGCCCGAGAGGCACTGGCCATGGCCCTGGGCGCCGATCCCGACTACCTCTTCGCCCGCCTCCTCCACCAGGCCTGCAACGAGGGGCTGGACCCGGAGACCGTCCGCGCCTGCCTGCGCGCCGACCGCCGCCGCAGGGAGAACGATCACCCGGACGCCACCACGCCCCGCCCGACGGACGGGACGGAAGGCGACATGCCACCCGGGTCCGCGATCGCCCTCCCCACGAGTGCCGTGCCCCGGCCGGGTTCCCCCGCACCGGCCGCCGGGCTCCCGCAGGCACCGCCCTGCCCGTCCGTCGCCGACCCGCGTGCGGAGCGCGCCGCACGACGACGGCACCGGCCGACGCGCGTGTCGGACACCGCCGCACGCCCGGACCGCCGCACGGCGAGGCCGGGGAACGCGCGGCGCCGGCGCCCCGCCGATCCGACCGCACCCGCCGCCGAAGGCAACCGTGGGCCCGCCGCGCCGGGCCGCGGCACCCGGACGGGCTCCCGGGCACGGGGGAGCGCGGTGCCCCAGGAACCGGGGGCCGGGGAATGA